Proteins co-encoded in one Medicago truncatula cultivar Jemalong A17 chromosome 8, MtrunA17r5.0-ANR, whole genome shotgun sequence genomic window:
- the LOC11410999 gene encoding papilin, translated as MAFELPIDQIKQLQILLRKDANLSWYNPENDENLPLPNLHSVAETVAKLDPSPPYLRCKNCNGRLLRGVQSFICVFCGANPHKDLPPEAIKFKNTLGYRWLLESLQLDGSEMVAPTVEEHASSRTRSELNDEIPLSELLDLEIRWPSEAERALSSNSDSEAFPGESSLSLSGVDLDSFFDRRESDFNVSEQNSAFERNVGGASDNTFQANENLSLFQNFQASEASGGSVEDQSGGSFSGWEANFKSASSAPVHKESNSVDHSKVELDTVSGYGKDSDGVKENDDFNPSASGEDDWFQGDEFQTSNSKIDGQPGKSETTTDLYHMEKEEIATGSSTRNLDWMQDDQWQESETKIPNIGATDEEDDSFDAWNDFTGSAGTQDPSGIISSQNMTAQTGNFEFSADLNDAKTAEDANSSSNRDFDWMENDQRQDNDNRTIDNVGTNEGSYSFDSWNDFTGSATTQYPSHSVSNSEITGQTGKFEMTEDPNDTKIAESADGSSSNFDWMQNDPWQGSNNKETGITATNEVTDSFDAWNDFTGSAFSQNPSSSVSHSEIKDQTGISEITADLHDTKTAEGANASSVKSFDWMQGDQWQVSNNKTTDSVTTNDNADPFDVWSGFTSLTTKQEDPFSNIPVQIVNQTPSEKTFEVDLFGSSNNSHDMDFSGFSQNDFLEQFDNALSTPAATNGQPAAAILNRVADDDTMRQNTRDVSTAELGSKDDVEMLMSQMHDLSFMLESNLSFPPK; from the exons CCTTACCTTCGCTGTAAGAATTGCAATGGTAGACTCCTCCGTGGCGTTCAATCCTTTATCTGTGTCTTTTGTGGTGCAAATCCGCACAAAGATCTTCCTCCTGAAGCTATTAAATTTAAGAATACTCTTGGGTATCGTTGGTTGCTTGAATCTCTTCAACTCGATGGATCG GAGATGGTGGCACCGACGGTGGAAGAACATGCATCAAGCAGAACAAGGAGTGAATTAAACGATGAGATTCCTTTATCTGAACTACTGGATTTGGAAATTCGATGGCCTTCTGAGGCGGAGAGAGCACTATCAAGTAATTCAGACTCGGAAGCATTTCCGGGTGAAAGCTCGTTGAGTTTGTCTGGTGTTGATCTGGATAGTTTTTTTGATCGGAGAGAATCTGATTTCAATGTGTCTGAGCAGAATTCGGCTTTTGAAAGAAATGTAGGTGGTGCTTCAGATAACACTTTCCAAGCAAATGAGAATCTTAGTTTGTTTCAGAATTTCCAAGCTTCAGAAGCATCAGGAGGGTCTGTAGAGGATCAGAGTGGGGGTTCTTTTTCGGGTTGGGAGGCCAACTTCAAGTCTGCTAGTTCTGCTCCTGTTCACAAAGAGTCCAATTCAGTCGATCATTCTAAAGTTGAATTGGATACAGTATCTGGATATGGGAAAGATTCTGACGGTGTAAAGGAGAACGATGATTTCAATCCTTCAGCGTCCGGTGAAGATGATTGGTTTCAGGGTGATGAATTCCAAACTTCTAACTCAAAGATAGATGGCCAGCCTGGGAAGTCGGAAACGACCACAGATCTCTATCATatggaaaaagaagaaattgcTACTGGTTCGTCTACTAGGAATTTGGACTGGATGCAGGATGACCAGTGGCAAGAGAGTGAAACCAAGATTCCTAATATTGGGGCTactgatgaagaagatgattcaTTTGATGCTTGGAATGATTTTACTGGCTCAGCTGGCACACAAGACCCTTCTGGTATTATTTCCAGCCAAAACATGACTGCCCAGACgggaaattttgaattttctgCTGATCTGAATGATGCAAAAACAGCAGAGGATGCTAATAGTTCTTCTAACAGGGACTTTGACTGGATGGAAAATGATCAACGACAAGATAATGATAACAGGACAATTGATAATGTTGGTACTAATGAAGGTTCTTATTCATTTGATTCATGGAATGATTTCACCGGCTCAGCCACTACACAATATCCTTCACATAGTGTTTCCAATTCAGAGATAACTGGCCAGACTGGGAAatttgaaatgactgaagatCCTAATGATACAAAAATTGCAGAAAGTGCTGATGGTTCATCTAGTAATTTTGACTGGATGCAAAATGATCCATGGCAGGGGAGCAATAACAAGGAAACTGGTATTACGGCTACTAACGAAGTCACTGATTCATTTGATGCATGGAATGATTTTACTGGTTCAGCCTTTTCACAAAATCCTTCCAGTAGCGTTTCACACTCTGAGATAAAAGACCAGACTGGCATATCTGAAATTACTGCTGATCTTCATGATACCAAAACAGCAGAGGGTGCTAATGCTTCTTCAGTTAAAAGTTTTGACTGGATGCAAGGTGACCAATGGCAAGTTAGCAATAACAAAACAACCGATAGTGTGACTACTAATGATAATGCTGACCCATTTGATGTGTGGAGTGGCTTTACTAGCTTGACCACTAAACAAGAAGATCCTTTCAGTAACATTCCTGTACAAATTGTGAATCAAACTCCATCTGAAAAGACCTTTGAAGTGGATTTATTTGGATCGTCAAACAACTCACATGATATGGATTTTAGTGGATTTTCACAGAATGATTTTTTAGAACAGTTTGATAATGCACTGAGTACTCCTGCAGCAACCAATGGTCAACCTGCAGCTGCTATTTTAAACAG GGTGGCTGATGATGATACCATGAGACAAAACACTAGAGATGTTTCCACTGCAGAATTAGGGTCAAAAGATGACGTAGAGATGTTGATGTCACAGATGCATGATCTCTCATTTATGCTTGAGAGCAATCTTTCATTTCCCCCAAAATGA